A section of the Dehalobacter sp. DCM genome encodes:
- a CDS encoding RNA polymerase sigma factor: MPDLINVYILGKEGEKIDQETIVQRAVHGDQEAFRSLIDEYKNVIYMICLNVVHDPFEAENLTQDTFLQVYKSLPTYEYRGFKTWLSRIALNKAIDYKRKLAKTKGRERLGLAEIENLADERAPVQEIIIKEEEKVLLDQCLKKIPKHYETVIRKTYQDNKSSRQIALEENISIRTVETRLYRGKKILRECFEEMNSP, translated from the coding sequence ATACCGGATTTAATAAACGTCTATATACTGGGAAAGGAGGGGGAAAAGATCGATCAAGAGACAATTGTCCAAAGGGCAGTCCATGGTGACCAAGAGGCCTTCCGTTCTCTTATTGACGAATATAAGAATGTGATCTATATGATTTGCCTCAATGTCGTTCACGATCCTTTCGAAGCCGAAAATCTTACCCAGGATACGTTTCTGCAGGTCTATAAATCCCTTCCTACATATGAATACCGGGGGTTTAAGACGTGGTTGAGCAGGATTGCGTTGAACAAAGCCATCGATTATAAAAGGAAACTCGCTAAAACTAAGGGCAGGGAACGTCTGGGTCTGGCAGAAATCGAGAATCTCGCCGATGAGCGGGCGCCTGTTCAGGAAATCATCATTAAAGAAGAAGAAAAAGTGCTGCTGGACCAATGCCTGAAGAAAATACCGAAGCACTATGAGACGGTGATTCGGAAAACGTATCAGGATAATAAAAGCTCACGGCAAATAGCACTGGAAGAGAATATCAGTATAAGAACAGTAGAAACACGGCTTTATCGGGGCAAGAAGATTTTGCGAGAGTGCTTTGAGGAGATGAATAGCCCATGA
- a CDS encoding DUF6951 family protein, which translates to MAKVTVNGGACGFMTQIEAKAERRNTTVTIETECPALKPMAEELTTVNGFEECMGKIGDTQVFQIARKYCKHAACPVPTAIIKGIEVANGLALPRTIEMKITKE; encoded by the coding sequence ATGGCGAAAGTTACAGTAAACGGCGGTGCTTGCGGGTTTATGACACAGATTGAGGCAAAGGCCGAACGCCGGAACACAACGGTCACGATCGAAACGGAATGCCCTGCCCTAAAACCAATGGCTGAGGAATTGACTACCGTAAACGGTTTTGAAGAATGCATGGGTAAAATAGGCGATACACAGGTTTTCCAGATTGCCAGAAAATACTGTAAGCATGCTGCCTGTCCGGTTCCTACGGCTATCATTAAGGGCATAGAAGTTGCTAACGGCTTGGCTTTGCCCAGAACAATCGAGATGAAAATTACAAAGGAATAA
- a CDS encoding CoA-binding protein encodes MYEDSVSEESMLAKKVWAVVGATQNPQKYGYKLYRKLKNRGYTVYPVNPVYPDIDGDVCFPKLSSLPQVPEVINMVISPKKGSEILEEAAKLGVKNIWFQPGTYDDELIALCNKLEIDYVLGCVLISLG; translated from the coding sequence ATGTACGAAGATAGTGTAAGCGAGGAAAGCATGCTGGCAAAAAAAGTGTGGGCGGTGGTTGGTGCCACCCAAAACCCGCAGAAATACGGTTATAAACTATACAGAAAACTGAAGAACAGAGGTTATACGGTTTATCCGGTCAATCCGGTTTATCCGGATATTGATGGGGATGTCTGTTTTCCGAAGCTATCTTCCTTGCCGCAAGTGCCGGAGGTTATCAATATGGTTATTTCCCCCAAAAAGGGTAGTGAAATCCTAGAGGAAGCAGCGAAACTGGGTGTTAAGAATATCTGGTTTCAACCCGGTACCTATGACGACGAATTAATAGCGCTGTGCAACAAGCTGGAGATAGATTATGTCCTTGGGTGTGTTCTTATTTCCCTCGGATAA
- a CDS encoding saccharopine dehydrogenase NADP-binding domain-containing protein, whose protein sequence is MSKILILGGTGQTGRLIARHLLEHSEVDVSIGTRFIDKAQVLVDKLNNEYTGLRVSAVYTNVADAESLQAAFKDHAMVIVTAPTTAYTQTVAQTALQAGIDYLDVQLGAQKWGYLQSIAEDIQRSGRTFITEAGFHPGLPSALVRYAAAHMDVIESAVTVGYLNMGKGLPYTEAVDELVECFKDYQAQVYRNGQWTKPGAYDIRKIDFGSDIGLKRCYSMFFEELRSLPEMYPSLREVGFYISESHWMTDWVIMPLVWMWLKIMPRAVRPIGKFLWWSMGTFHKPPYRVELQVQAAGKKDGQPINTTLSISHPDGYELTAIPVVAALLQYLDGSACEPGLWMMGHWAEPDRLMTDMAKMGVTITTHRS, encoded by the coding sequence ATGTCTAAAATCCTTATTCTTGGTGGTACGGGTCAAACCGGCAGATTGATAGCGCGCCATCTATTGGAGCATTCTGAAGTAGACGTCAGCATCGGTACGCGATTTATTGACAAGGCCCAAGTCCTGGTCGATAAACTGAATAACGAGTATACCGGTCTTCGGGTATCTGCTGTATATACGAATGTGGCGGATGCGGAATCCTTGCAAGCGGCGTTTAAAGATCATGCGATGGTCATCGTAACAGCGCCAACAACCGCATATACACAGACAGTGGCCCAGACTGCGCTGCAGGCAGGAATAGACTATCTTGATGTCCAGCTCGGAGCTCAAAAATGGGGATATTTGCAATCGATTGCAGAAGATATTCAACGCTCGGGGAGAACGTTTATCACCGAGGCCGGCTTTCATCCGGGTCTTCCCTCCGCCCTGGTTCGTTATGCGGCGGCGCATATGGACGTCATTGAAAGCGCCGTCACTGTGGGTTATTTAAATATGGGAAAAGGTCTCCCGTATACCGAAGCCGTCGACGAATTGGTGGAATGTTTTAAGGACTATCAGGCACAGGTCTACCGGAACGGTCAATGGACGAAACCCGGTGCCTATGACATTCGTAAGATCGACTTTGGCAGCGACATTGGGTTGAAACGCTGTTACTCCATGTTTTTTGAGGAACTGCGGTCACTGCCGGAGATGTACCCCTCGTTGAGGGAGGTTGGTTTCTATATATCGGAATCCCATTGGATGACGGACTGGGTGATCATGCCGCTTGTATGGATGTGGTTAAAGATTATGCCCCGAGCTGTGCGGCCTATTGGCAAGTTTTTATGGTGGAGTATGGGCACTTTTCACAAGCCGCCTTATCGCGTGGAACTTCAGGTTCAGGCTGCAGGAAAAAAGGATGGACAGCCGATTAACACCACGCTCAGTATTTCTCATCCGGATGGATACGAATTAACTGCAATTCCTGTTGTCGCCGCATTGTTGCAGTACCTTGACGGGTCAGCCTGTGAACCCGGGTTATGGATGATGGGACACTGGGCTGAACCAGATCGCCTCATGACGGATATGGCCAAGATGGGCGTCACGATAACAACACATCGGTCTTAA
- a CDS encoding AI-2E family transporter yields MTNDTNKNIIKYKTPVRLIILSGVILLLVIYFTEFAGIISNIYGVIFPLLLGAAMAYVINILVCAYERIVFPKSKAKVINQSRRGICILFAIVTIILILAFFLYILIPQINLTVHLLTAGFPQMYNNLLVWANEHQNQLPILQEKLQELNMDGATVLKKAMSLIGNWAWGTVSIVGTVFGKVLNFILAFIFAIYVLFGKDALGRQFRKLLRRTMRTERREKLYAALHTANVTFTNYIVGQVKEAVILGVLCTIGMLIFGFPYATVIGPFIGLTALIPLLGGYIGALVGVLLIVMVDPFQALLFIIFILILQQIEGNLIYPKVVGDSIGLPGLWVFAAITIGGGLMGIAGVLLGVPVAATIYKLLSQAVNNPPTIKIE; encoded by the coding sequence ATGACCAATGATACAAATAAAAACATAATAAAATATAAAACCCCTGTGAGACTAATTATCCTATCCGGTGTGATTCTTTTACTGGTCATCTATTTCACGGAATTTGCCGGTATCATCAGTAACATTTACGGGGTTATCTTCCCGCTTTTGCTGGGTGCGGCGATGGCGTATGTCATCAACATCCTGGTTTGTGCGTATGAGAGAATTGTGTTTCCCAAGAGCAAGGCGAAAGTGATTAATCAAAGCCGAAGGGGTATCTGCATCCTATTCGCTATTGTGACGATTATCCTTATTCTGGCTTTTTTTCTGTATATCCTTATTCCTCAAATCAATCTGACCGTTCATCTGCTAACTGCAGGATTCCCTCAGATGTACAATAATTTGCTTGTCTGGGCTAATGAACACCAGAATCAGCTTCCAATCCTGCAGGAGAAACTGCAGGAGCTGAATATGGATGGGGCAACCGTGCTGAAAAAAGCCATGTCCCTGATCGGAAACTGGGCTTGGGGAACCGTTTCGATTGTTGGAACCGTGTTCGGAAAGGTTCTGAACTTTATCCTGGCGTTTATTTTTGCAATTTATGTATTATTCGGTAAAGATGCATTGGGAAGACAGTTTAGGAAGCTGCTTCGCCGCACCATGCGGACTGAACGGCGGGAAAAGCTGTATGCTGCGCTGCATACAGCCAATGTGACATTTACAAATTATATTGTCGGACAGGTCAAAGAGGCGGTTATCTTAGGTGTCTTATGTACCATCGGTATGTTGATATTTGGCTTTCCCTATGCTACCGTCATCGGGCCGTTCATTGGACTGACTGCGCTGATACCATTGTTGGGCGGTTACATCGGAGCGTTAGTAGGTGTTTTGCTCATTGTCATGGTAGACCCGTTCCAGGCGTTACTGTTTATTATTTTCATCCTCATCCTGCAGCAGATCGAGGGCAATTTGATTTATCCCAAAGTTGTCGGTGATAGTATCGGACTTCCGGGACTTTGGGTGTTTGCGGCCATTACTATCGGCGGCGGGCTTATGGGTATCGCCGGTGTCCTGCTGGGCGTACCGGTAGCGGCGACGATCTATAAACTGCTTTCCCAAGCAGTCAATAACCCGCCGACAATAAAGATAGAATAA
- the pglX gene encoding BREX-1 system adenine-specific DNA-methyltransferase PglX encodes MNKAAIKSFAVWSRSKLIAELREKAGRLGLAENNASYDHMVEDAATIWFNRLVTVRFMEVNHCLPCGVRVLSSINRASLEPDIVAAPFLANLNYTPEEKERISELKNTQQLDELFRLLLFKQFRELHDIMPACFEMDINGIQPMLYELLLSLELSYTDREGIVYHLIHDIAEEDFQENIEIIGWLYQFYNDERKNAVINIYKGCVSKEDIPAATQLFTPGWIVRYMVDNSLGRYWLERNPQSRLREKLTFLIEPENQPIRDVGERIDPRELTLFDPCMGSGHILVYAFDVLMVVYRECGYSDQDAAVSILKHNLYGLDIDDMAYRLTYFALLMQARKYCPDLFERDFTLNVYGIEDSEAIAGNHNYLHVAFAHANEIGSILKLDNDKLDNLLKADDLLPKLTRQAEIMTKKYAAVCTNPPYMNKFQGHLKDYVRTNYKAYSGDLFSVYMVRNFDYCLPGGYSALMTPFVWMFIQSYEALREFIIDNKAIISLIQMEYSAYDDATVPICTLVLKNDQAIAEGCYIKLTGFKGGMEVQKNKVLDAIRNNDCGYVYLADARNFKLIPGKPIAYWVSDRVREVFAGQARLGERYTVKQGMATGNNEKFLRLWHEVDYAKIGFNMSGLDEAKNSKKKWFPYNKGGEYRLWYGNNVYVVNWENDGAEIKEYTSHLNQGTWVRLKSREYYFKESITWSFISSSYFGVRYSPQGFIFDVAGSSLFAGADAAYILAFLSSKVAYMLLQIINPTLNYQISDVKSLPLIIDSDAKASVETLAAKCIALARSNWNSYENSWDFLRHPFLTYRMPEGSTRLEDAYAAWSAFTHKQFKELKSLQEEINRIFIRVYGLQEEMLPDIPDRDVTIGRANHGRDVRSFLSYVVGCLFGRYSPNTDGLITTGGERKERILLIPDTVYIRDDIVGLVCNFLQQVFGRGYLEENLNFIADALGGKSGRAANRAGRSARVRNSRDVIRKYFLNEFFRDHCQTYHKRPIYWLFDSGRAHGFKALVYMQSYHTGTIEDLRVNGLNRVRRIYETEIDRLQEVIDKNGGSTAEAGVECSKLVTAAVHRQKKLRQKLIEVAAYNAKISQLAAACTPIDLDDGVKCNYTKIQTIGDGRILPILKQLI; translated from the coding sequence ATGAACAAAGCGGCTATAAAAAGCTTTGCCGTCTGGTCACGAAGCAAGCTGATCGCTGAGTTGCGAGAGAAGGCCGGCAGGCTTGGATTGGCGGAAAATAACGCATCTTATGATCACATGGTTGAAGACGCGGCTACCATTTGGTTCAACCGTCTGGTTACTGTGCGATTCATGGAAGTAAATCATTGTTTGCCTTGCGGGGTTAGGGTGCTGTCATCGATAAATCGTGCTTCTTTAGAGCCGGATATCGTGGCAGCTCCTTTTTTAGCTAATCTCAATTATACGCCGGAGGAAAAAGAACGGATATCAGAGTTAAAGAATACACAGCAGTTGGACGAGCTGTTTCGGCTGCTGTTGTTCAAACAATTCCGGGAACTGCATGATATCATGCCGGCGTGTTTTGAGATGGACATCAACGGGATTCAGCCAATGCTGTACGAGCTGCTCTTGTCCCTGGAACTATCCTATACTGACAGGGAGGGCATTGTTTATCATCTGATTCATGATATTGCTGAGGAAGACTTTCAAGAAAACATCGAGATTATCGGTTGGCTTTATCAATTTTACAATGACGAGCGCAAGAACGCCGTCATCAATATCTATAAAGGATGTGTTAGCAAAGAGGATATTCCGGCGGCGACTCAGCTATTTACACCGGGTTGGATTGTCCGCTATATGGTCGATAATTCGCTGGGACGTTATTGGCTCGAACGAAATCCGCAAAGCAGACTGCGTGAGAAACTGACTTTCTTAATTGAACCTGAAAATCAACCCATTCGGGATGTGGGGGAAAGAATAGATCCCCGAGAATTGACCTTGTTTGATCCCTGCATGGGCAGCGGGCATATTTTGGTCTACGCGTTTGATGTCCTGATGGTGGTATACCGCGAATGCGGCTACTCAGACCAGGACGCGGCCGTCAGTATTCTCAAGCATAACCTGTATGGTTTGGATATCGATGATATGGCATACCGGCTTACCTATTTTGCCCTGTTGATGCAAGCAAGAAAATACTGCCCTGATTTGTTCGAACGGGATTTCACCCTGAATGTCTATGGCATAGAAGATAGTGAGGCGATCGCCGGTAATCATAATTACCTTCACGTCGCTTTTGCTCATGCCAACGAAATTGGTTCAATCCTCAAGCTTGACAATGATAAGCTTGACAATTTGCTTAAAGCTGATGACCTCCTGCCTAAATTAACCCGGCAGGCGGAGATTATGACCAAAAAATATGCCGCGGTCTGTACGAATCCGCCGTATATGAATAAATTTCAGGGTCATTTAAAAGACTACGTACGAACGAATTATAAGGCATATAGTGGGGATCTTTTCTCCGTCTATATGGTTCGTAATTTTGATTATTGCCTGCCGGGAGGATACAGCGCATTGATGACCCCGTTTGTCTGGATGTTTATTCAGAGCTACGAGGCATTGCGTGAGTTTATCATTGACAACAAGGCAATTATCTCCTTGATCCAAATGGAATACTCCGCGTATGACGATGCGACTGTCCCGATCTGTACTTTGGTCCTGAAAAATGACCAGGCGATAGCGGAAGGCTGCTATATCAAACTGACGGGATTCAAGGGCGGCATGGAGGTTCAAAAAAACAAAGTACTGGATGCCATCCGGAATAATGACTGTGGCTACGTCTATCTGGCGGATGCCCGGAATTTTAAATTGATACCAGGAAAGCCGATAGCATACTGGGTCAGTGACCGGGTCAGAGAGGTATTTGCCGGTCAGGCAAGGCTGGGTGAAAGATATACTGTCAAACAAGGCATGGCCACCGGTAACAACGAAAAGTTTCTGCGACTGTGGCACGAGGTCGACTACGCAAAGATCGGGTTCAATATGTCCGGGTTGGATGAAGCCAAGAATTCGAAGAAAAAATGGTTCCCCTATAACAAAGGCGGCGAATACCGTCTTTGGTACGGAAACAACGTCTATGTTGTCAATTGGGAAAATGACGGAGCTGAAATCAAGGAGTATACCTCCCATTTAAATCAAGGAACCTGGGTCCGGCTCAAAAGCAGAGAGTATTACTTTAAGGAATCAATTACGTGGTCATTTATCAGTTCGTCATATTTTGGTGTCCGATATTCTCCGCAGGGATTCATTTTTGATGTGGCCGGTTCTTCTTTATTTGCCGGTGCCGATGCCGCCTATATTCTGGCGTTTCTATCTTCAAAAGTCGCCTATATGCTTTTACAGATAATCAACCCCACACTGAATTACCAGATCAGTGATGTCAAATCGCTCCCGCTGATCATCGATTCGGATGCCAAGGCGTCTGTGGAAACCCTGGCAGCGAAGTGTATCGCTCTTGCGCGCAGCAATTGGAATTCCTATGAAAACTCCTGGGACTTCCTGCGGCATCCGTTCCTGACTTACCGAATGCCTGAAGGGAGTACCCGTTTAGAGGATGCTTACGCAGCTTGGTCAGCCTTTACCCATAAACAATTTAAAGAGCTGAAGTCACTCCAGGAAGAGATTAACCGGATCTTTATTCGTGTTTATGGATTACAGGAAGAAATGTTGCCGGATATCCCGGATAGAGATGTGACCATCGGCCGGGCGAATCACGGAAGGGATGTGCGTTCGTTTCTTTCTTATGTTGTCGGGTGCCTGTTTGGGCGTTACAGTCCAAATACAGACGGGTTGATTACAACGGGAGGAGAAAGGAAAGAGCGTATTTTACTAATCCCTGATACAGTCTATATCAGGGATGATATCGTTGGCTTAGTATGCAATTTTCTTCAACAGGTATTTGGTAGGGGCTATCTGGAGGAGAACTTAAATTTTATTGCGGACGCCCTTGGCGGAAAATCGGGAAGGGCAGCAAACCGGGCTGGCCGAAGCGCACGCGTCAGAAACTCACGTGACGTAATCCGAAAATATTTTCTTAACGAGTTCTTCCGTGATCACTGCCAGACCTACCATAAGCGTCCAATTTACTGGCTTTTTGACAGCGGCAGAGCCCACGGCTTTAAAGCGCTTGTCTATATGCAGAGTTATCATACAGGTACGATCGAGGATCTGCGCGTAAACGGCCTTAATCGTGTGCGGCGGATTTATGAAACTGAAATTGATCGATTGCAGGAAGTCATCGATAAAAACGGTGGATCTACCGCAGAAGCTGGGGTGGAGTGTTCGAAGCTTGTCACTGCGGCGGTCCACCGGCAAAAAAAACTGCGTCAAAAGTTGATCGAAGTCGCAGCGTATAACGCAAAAATCTCCCAGCTGGCGGCAGCGTGTACCCCTATCGATTTAGATGACGGAGTAAAATGTAATTACACGAAGATCCAGACCATAGGGGATGGCAGGATACTTCCTATCTTAAAGCAATTAATTTGA
- a CDS encoding PspA/IM30 family protein, whose product MAILERFSDIIKANINVLLDKMEDPAKMIDQYLNEAMEDLAEVKRSTAGVMAEETRTKRLVDENQAEVAKYADYAKKALQAANDGDARVFIAKKQELENLGAGLMTAFAAAHENAVKMRQMHDKLTSDIETLKARREMIQAKVTIAKTQATLNEFSSAADKAQGALDAFARMEDKANKMLDEANAMAELNTAPIDEAKALEEKYATKGTASVDEELNKLKEEMGIK is encoded by the coding sequence ATGGCGATTCTGGAAAGATTCAGTGACATCATTAAAGCAAACATCAATGTTCTACTGGATAAAATGGAAGATCCGGCCAAGATGATCGACCAGTATCTGAATGAAGCAATGGAGGATCTCGCAGAAGTCAAACGCAGTACGGCAGGAGTCATGGCTGAGGAAACACGGACAAAACGTCTGGTGGATGAAAATCAAGCGGAAGTTGCTAAATATGCGGATTATGCAAAAAAAGCCTTGCAGGCTGCCAACGATGGCGATGCGAGGGTGTTTATAGCCAAGAAACAGGAGTTGGAGAATTTAGGCGCCGGCTTGATGACAGCGTTTGCCGCTGCTCACGAAAATGCAGTTAAAATGCGCCAAATGCATGATAAATTGACGTCGGATATCGAAACGTTAAAAGCACGTCGTGAAATGATCCAAGCAAAAGTTACAATTGCCAAAACACAGGCCACATTAAATGAATTCAGCAGCGCGGCAGATAAAGCCCAAGGTGCTTTGGATGCCTTTGCCCGGATGGAAGACAAAGCCAACAAAATGCTGGATGAGGCCAATGCTATGGCCGAATTGAACACCGCTCCCATTGACGAGGCAAAAGCACTGGAAGAAAAGTATGCCACGAAAGGGACAGCCTCGGTCGATGAAGAGTTAAATAAGTTAAAAGAGGAAATGGGAATCAAGTAA
- a CDS encoding response regulator transcription factor: MDAERKEIINVLIVDDHTLFAEGTLALLSGDERIQVLGITKSGQECINFITQTPPDVILLDIFLPDTYGTDLVEKIKEVSPNTKILMLTGQNPHGFINRSIRVGAHGFMIKDCSARDMIDGIIDVHHGGLFFSPIPGVLMDDEDGESHVQREKESKVDEDSILTPKENMIMHLISQGLHNKDIAMIMGKRTRLIDFQVGNIFLKLGVDTRLEAIVKWAEIEK; encoded by the coding sequence ATGGATGCAGAAAGAAAAGAAATAATTAACGTATTGATTGTTGATGATCATACTCTCTTCGCCGAGGGTACACTCGCTTTACTGTCCGGAGATGAGCGTATACAAGTCCTTGGGATCACGAAAAGCGGACAGGAATGTATCAATTTTATTACACAAACGCCACCGGATGTTATCCTCTTGGATATTTTCCTACCGGATACATACGGTACGGATTTAGTCGAGAAGATTAAGGAAGTGAGCCCCAATACAAAAATTCTTATGCTCACTGGACAGAACCCGCATGGTTTTATTAACCGGTCGATCCGGGTGGGCGCTCATGGCTTTATGATCAAGGATTGTTCCGCCAGAGATATGATTGATGGAATCATTGACGTCCATCACGGCGGACTTTTTTTCTCCCCGATACCGGGTGTCCTTATGGATGATGAGGATGGCGAGAGCCATGTTCAAAGGGAGAAAGAATCAAAGGTAGACGAAGACTCGATCCTTACACCCAAAGAAAACATGATCATGCATCTGATATCACAAGGTCTTCATAACAAGGATATAGCGATGATTATGGGCAAACGCACCCGCCTGATTGATTTTCAGGTCGGCAACATATTCCTGAAGTTGGGCGTTGACACGCGCCTTGAAGCCATCGTCAAATGGGCTGAGATCGAAAAATAA